Within the Roseicitreum antarcticum genome, the region GACACTGCCACGGGTGCAGGGCTAGCATGTCGGACCGCGTGGCACCAGCGGGTGCGTCACGGCGCGCCCGCGTCGCCGTCGATCAGCAGTTGCACCCGGTCTCCGGCGAACCAGGTGCGACCATATTCCACCGGCGTGCCAGCAAGGTCGGTATTGACCGCCACGCTGCGCAACAACGGCGCGTCGCGGGGCAGGCGCAGCAGGCGCGCGCGCTCTGCGGTGGCGCGTTCCGCCGACAGCCGGGTCGAGGCACGGACATAATCGCAAAGGCCACAATGTTCCAGCGCCAGGGTGACTGACCTAGTCGCTGCCAGCGCCTTCAGCAGTGCGGGAAACCGCGCCGCGCAGAAGACGGAGCGAAAGACCGACAGCGGCACGCCATCCGCCAGGCTGACGCCTTCCCAGACATGCACCTGCGCGCCGGGTGGCAGGTGGAGCGCCTGCGCCTCGCGCCCATCGGCGGCGCGGGTTTCCAGCCGCAGCACATCCTTGGTGGGCGTCTGGCCTGCGTCGCTCAGGTTCTGGTGGAACCGTGTGCGGCGGCTGATGCGGTAGGCGGTGGGTTGCGCGGTGACAAACACCCCCGCGCCGCGCCGCGCATGTACCAGCCCCTGGTCGGACAGCGCCCCCAGCGCGCGGCGCACCGTATGGCGGTTGACGCTGAAGCGCGCCGACAGCGCCGCCTCGGTCGGCAGCTTGTCGCCCGGGGCGTAATGTCCGCAGGCCAGATCATGTTGCAGGGCGTCCAGGATCTGCTGCCAGATCGCGACATCTTCGGCACCGGGCACGCGTGTGGGGCTTTGGGGTTCAGGGCCAGTATCTAAGGTTGGGTTATCTGGGGTTGGGCGCTGGGGCATGTTACGAAAAATTCACATCTTGGTGGTTGCGGTTGCGGGGGTACTCGGGGTATTTGTATAGTTGTATAGGCAGCTAGACAACTTTGCAAGGTGTTGAGAATGAACGGAATTGACGCGCGCAAGACATGGATGGGCCTGCTGGCCCGCGCCCCGCAGGTGGCGCTGGAACAGGCCTGGGCGGCGTTGGGACTGGACCCGGGCTATAGCTGGCTGCGTGCACCCGGCGTGGGTACGGTGATGGTGCGGGGCCGAGCGGGTGGCACTGGCGCGCCGTTCAACCTTGGTGAGATCACGGTGACCCGCGCCAGTCTGCGGCTGGCCTGCGGCACGGTGGGTCATGCCTATGTGCAGGGTCGCTCTACGGCGCACAGCACCCGGGCGGCACTGGTCGATGCCCTGATGCAGACCGATGCGGCGGAACGGGTGCGCGCGCTGGTGCTGGACCCGCTGGCCCAGGCCGAGGCTGCCGCGCGGACAGGCCGCGCCGCCAAGGCCGCCGCCACCAAGGTGGATTTCTTTACACTCGTGCGGGGAGAGAACTGATGCAGACCCACGCTGATACTTTGGGCGGGGGCTTCACCGCGCCCGCGCAGGATGGCGCAGCCGCGTTTCGCGCCGTGCTGGATGCCATGTCGCGCCCCGGCACGATTGTAAGGCTGGCGGGCGCGCAGCCCCCCGCACCTGCGTCTGTCGCGGCCGGCGTGGTGTTGCTGACACTGCTCGATGCCACGACGCCGCTGCACCTCGCTGGCGCGCATGACACGCCGGGCCTGCGGGACTGGCTGACCTTCCACACCGGCGCGCCGCTGGTGGGCCGGGCAGATGCGGCCTTCGTGCTCGGCACATGGGACGCGGTTTCGCCGCTGGAAGGGTATGCCACCGGCACGCCCGAATATCCCGACCGTTCCGCCACGCTGATCGTCGAGATGCCCGCGCTTTCGTCCAGCGGTCTCACGCTGACCGGCCCGGGCATCCGCGACACCGCACATTTGAACTTGCCCGGTAGGGATGCGTTGCGCGCCAATGCGCGCCTGTTCCCGCTGGGCCTTGATTTCATCTTCACCGCCGGGGCGGAATGTGCCGCCCTGCCGCGTACCACGCAACTGGGGGATCGGTAATGTATGTTGCTGTCAAAGGCGGCGAGCGGGCGATTGACAACGCGCACGCCTGGCTGGCCGAAGCGCGGCGCGGCGACCGTGCTGTGCCTGAACTGTCCACCGATCAGATCCGCGAGCAGATGGCGCTGGCAGTCAACCGGGTGATGGCCGAAGGCTCGCTCTATGATCCTGATCTGGCGGCGCTGGCGCTCAAACAGGCGCGCGGTGATATGGTCGAGGCGGTTTTCCTGATCCGCGCCTACCGTACCACACTGCCGCGTTTCGGCGCGGCGCGCCCGGTGGATACCGGCGCCATGGCCTGCGACCGGCGCATCAGCGCCACGTTCAAGGATGCGCCCGGCGGGCAGGTGCTGGGCCCGACGTTCGACTATACCCACCGCCTGTTGGATTTCGCGTTGTTGGCTGAAGGCGATGTGGCCCCTGCGCCCACCGCCCCACCGCGCGCAGAGGCCACGCCGCATATTACATCCTTCCTCAACCACGACGGGCTGATCCAGCCCGAGGTGCCGTCCGATGCCACGCCCCCCGATCTGACCCGCGAACCGCTGGAATTGCCTGCTGATCGTGCGTTGCGGCTGCAGGCCCTGGCGCGCGGGGATGAGGGGTTCGTGCTGGGCCTCGCGTATTCCACCCAGCGCGGCTATGGGCGCAATCATGCCTTTGTCGGCGAATTGCGCATCGGGCAGGTCGCGGTCGAAATGGACATTCCCGAACTGGGCTTCAGCATCGAGATCGGGTCGGTCGAGCTGACGGAATGCGAGACGGTGAACCAGTTTCAGGGCTCTAAAACCCAGCCGCCGCAGTTTACCCGGGGTTACGGGCTGGTGTTTGGCCAGTCGGAACGCAAGGCGATCTCCATGGCTTTGGTAGACCGGGCGTTGCGCTGGCAGGAACTGGGCGAGGATGACAGCGGCGCACCTGCGCAGGACGCCGAATTCGTGCTCTCGCATTGCGACAACATTCAGGCCAGCGGGTTTCTGGAGCATATCAAGCTGCCGCATTACGTCGATTTTCAGGCGGAGCTGGAGCTGGTGCGTCGGTTGCGCGCCGAGGCGGAGTCAGCCGCCAATCCTGCTGCCAGTCCTGCTGCCAATCCTGCTGGCGACCCGGCGCTGCAGTCCCAAACAAATGTGCGCGGGGCAGGGCCGTTGGACGATCTCGAAGCCCCGCTGAGTGCCCGCAACACCACCTCGGAGGCCGCGCAATGAACGATTATAACTTTGCCTATCTGGACGAACAGACCAAGCGCATGATCCGCCGCGCGCTGCTGAAAGCGGTCGCGATCCCCGGCTATCAGGTTCCCTTTGCGTCGCGCGAGATGCCGATGCCCTATGGTTGGGGCACCGGCGGGGTTCAGGTCACGGCGGCCTGCCTGATGCCCGGCGACGTGCTGAAAGTCATCGATCAGGGCGC harbors:
- the phnF gene encoding phosphonate metabolism transcriptional regulator PhnF; this translates as MPGAEDVAIWQQILDALQHDLACGHYAPGDKLPTEAALSARFSVNRHTVRRALGALSDQGLVHARRGAGVFVTAQPTAYRISRRTRFHQNLSDAGQTPTKDVLRLETRAADGREAQALHLPPGAQVHVWEGVSLADGVPLSVFRSVFCAARFPALLKALAATRSVTLALEHCGLCDYVRASTRLSAERATAERARLLRLPRDAPLLRSVAVNTDLAGTPVEYGRTWFAGDRVQLLIDGDAGAP
- the phnG gene encoding phosphonate C-P lyase system protein PhnG, producing the protein MNGIDARKTWMGLLARAPQVALEQAWAALGLDPGYSWLRAPGVGTVMVRGRAGGTGAPFNLGEITVTRASLRLACGTVGHAYVQGRSTAHSTRAALVDALMQTDAAERVRALVLDPLAQAEAAARTGRAAKAAATKVDFFTLVRGEN
- the phnH gene encoding phosphonate C-P lyase system protein PhnH; the encoded protein is MQTHADTLGGGFTAPAQDGAAAFRAVLDAMSRPGTIVRLAGAQPPAPASVAAGVVLLTLLDATTPLHLAGAHDTPGLRDWLTFHTGAPLVGRADAAFVLGTWDAVSPLEGYATGTPEYPDRSATLIVEMPALSSSGLTLTGPGIRDTAHLNLPGRDALRANARLFPLGLDFIFTAGAECAALPRTTQLGDR
- a CDS encoding carbon-phosphorus lyase complex subunit PhnI; the protein is MYVAVKGGERAIDNAHAWLAEARRGDRAVPELSTDQIREQMALAVNRVMAEGSLYDPDLAALALKQARGDMVEAVFLIRAYRTTLPRFGAARPVDTGAMACDRRISATFKDAPGGQVLGPTFDYTHRLLDFALLAEGDVAPAPTAPPRAEATPHITSFLNHDGLIQPEVPSDATPPDLTREPLELPADRALRLQALARGDEGFVLGLAYSTQRGYGRNHAFVGELRIGQVAVEMDIPELGFSIEIGSVELTECETVNQFQGSKTQPPQFTRGYGLVFGQSERKAISMALVDRALRWQELGEDDSGAPAQDAEFVLSHCDNIQASGFLEHIKLPHYVDFQAELELVRRLRAEAESAANPAASPAANPAGDPALQSQTNVRGAGPLDDLEAPLSARNTTSEAAQ